From the genome of Bradyrhizobium elkanii USDA 76, one region includes:
- a CDS encoding cell envelope integrity protein TolA, which produces MKVKVDKTLAASIVLHVLVIGWGLVSWSTKAYVMPEEESVAVDVISPDQLSHVMAGQKDGKKENPKPLVDKVAEAKPVDDTVGKVEEKKPPVVTDTAPQPAPKVEKPEDKKPDPPKKVENKPKEEPKPVEKKPDPVKPDPIAEAIKKEEKKPPPKPVAQAAKPPPEQKPKDRVFDQSKIAALLDKRDPTRAAATGDTLNANAALGTAKGKAADNSATWGAMFRQQVERCWKKPYGGIEAQMAEAVFSIHLKRDGTLEGMPVVVGNAKTPYLRVYQESGLRAIIECQPYRLPPAFFEEWQFFEPAFTERQS; this is translated from the coding sequence TTGAAGGTCAAGGTCGACAAGACTCTGGCGGCATCGATTGTCCTGCACGTCCTCGTGATCGGGTGGGGCCTCGTGTCGTGGTCGACCAAGGCGTACGTGATGCCCGAAGAGGAGTCGGTTGCCGTCGACGTGATCTCGCCCGACCAGCTCTCCCATGTCATGGCCGGTCAGAAGGACGGCAAGAAGGAAAATCCCAAGCCGCTGGTCGACAAGGTCGCCGAAGCCAAGCCGGTCGACGACACCGTCGGCAAGGTCGAGGAGAAAAAGCCCCCTGTCGTGACCGACACCGCGCCGCAGCCGGCGCCGAAGGTGGAGAAGCCGGAAGACAAGAAGCCGGATCCGCCGAAGAAGGTCGAGAACAAGCCGAAGGAAGAGCCGAAGCCGGTCGAGAAGAAGCCCGATCCGGTGAAACCCGACCCGATCGCCGAAGCGATCAAGAAGGAAGAGAAGAAGCCGCCGCCGAAGCCGGTTGCACAGGCCGCCAAGCCGCCGCCGGAGCAGAAGCCGAAGGATCGCGTGTTCGACCAGAGCAAGATCGCAGCCCTGCTCGACAAGCGTGACCCGACGCGCGCCGCGGCGACCGGCGATACGCTGAACGCAAACGCTGCGCTCGGCACGGCGAAGGGCAAGGCGGCCGACAATTCCGCGACCTGGGGCGCGATGTTCCGGCAGCAGGTCGAACGCTGCTGGAAGAAGCCTTACGGTGGAATAGAGGCACAGATGGCAGAAGCCGTGTTCTCCATCCATTTGAAGCGCGACGGCACGCTGGAAGGCATGCCGGTCGTGGTAGGAAACGCGAAGACGCCTTATCTTCGGGTGTATCAGGAGAGCGGCTTGCGCGCGATCATCGAGTGCCAGCCCTATCGATTGCCTCCAGCATTCTTTGAGGAGTGGCAGTTCTTTGAGCCGGCCTTCACCGAGAGGCAGAGCTGA
- a CDS encoding GNAT family N-acetyltransferase, giving the protein MSIEIDILNGDASWKRAEPLLQAVWSPDAAEKPAWADIKWAHADLRVLLDAPDDSGLACHVGIYFRTITWNGHKVHVGGIGGVSTRADCRRRGYASLALDAAVHTIRANDAVKFAILFCEPHNFAFYQARGWHPFSGEVYCEQPSGQIRFEAMAPFVNDIVRAPRQGKIDLCGLPW; this is encoded by the coding sequence ATGAGCATCGAAATCGACATTCTCAACGGAGATGCATCGTGGAAGCGCGCCGAGCCGCTGCTCCAGGCGGTCTGGAGCCCGGATGCCGCCGAGAAACCAGCCTGGGCGGACATCAAATGGGCCCACGCGGATCTGCGCGTGCTGCTCGATGCGCCCGACGACAGCGGGCTCGCCTGCCATGTCGGTATCTATTTCCGGACCATCACCTGGAATGGCCACAAGGTGCATGTCGGCGGCATCGGCGGAGTCTCGACCCGCGCGGACTGCCGGCGGCGCGGCTATGCGTCGCTCGCGCTCGATGCCGCCGTGCACACCATTCGTGCCAACGACGCGGTGAAATTTGCAATCTTATTCTGCGAGCCGCACAATTTCGCATTCTACCAGGCGCGCGGCTGGCATCCCTTCAGCGGCGAAGTTTATTGCGAACAGCCTTCCGGGCAGATCCGCTTCGAGGCGATGGCGCCGTTCGTCAACGACATCGTCCGCGCGCCGCGCCAGGGCAAGATCGACCTATGCGGCCTGCCGTGGTGA
- a CDS encoding MATE family efflux transporter, translated as MTIEASIDDASPTAAAPAVPVNDLLTAPILPTLLRLAIPNTIAMFGSTLVAVAETSYIGRLGTEPLAGIALVFPFAMLTQMMSAGAMGGGVSSAISRALGAGDRDRAADLALHAAIIGGCAGLFFTVMMLGFGRNFYALLGGHGGVLEQSMHYSQVLFSGAISIWLVNTLASVVRGTGDMRIPSMTLITVSMIQIAVGGVLGLGLFGMPGLGMRGVAAGQLTAFTCGAIFLAWYLASGRSRLKLDFAAFSFQRAMFLDILKVGAISCLSPLQSVLTILIFTKILASFGTETLAGYGMGSRLEFLLIPIAFAVGVASVPMVGMAIGAGLVTRARKVAWTAGTVAGLVVGLVGLVVAFKPTLWIALFTTDPGVTAAASSYFALAGPGFGFFGVGVCLYFSSQGAAKVGGPVLAGTIRLLLVGIGGWWLATVSAPAWTLFALVGAAMVAFGLATIISIRLTRWG; from the coding sequence ATGACCATTGAAGCCTCGATCGACGACGCCAGCCCCACCGCGGCTGCGCCTGCCGTGCCGGTCAACGACCTCTTGACCGCGCCGATCCTGCCGACGCTGCTTCGCCTTGCGATCCCGAACACCATCGCAATGTTCGGCTCGACGCTGGTCGCGGTGGCCGAGACCTCTTACATCGGCCGGCTCGGCACCGAGCCGCTGGCCGGCATTGCGCTGGTGTTTCCGTTCGCGATGCTGACGCAGATGATGTCGGCCGGCGCGATGGGCGGCGGCGTCTCGTCGGCGATCAGCCGCGCGCTCGGCGCCGGCGACCGCGACCGTGCCGCCGACCTGGCGCTGCATGCGGCGATCATCGGCGGATGCGCCGGACTGTTCTTCACCGTGATGATGCTGGGCTTCGGCCGCAATTTCTATGCGCTGCTCGGCGGACATGGCGGCGTGCTCGAGCAGTCGATGCATTATTCGCAGGTGCTATTTTCCGGCGCGATCTCGATCTGGCTGGTCAACACGCTCGCCTCCGTCGTGCGCGGCACCGGCGACATGCGGATTCCCTCGATGACGCTGATCACCGTCTCGATGATCCAGATCGCGGTCGGCGGCGTGCTTGGTCTCGGGTTGTTCGGCATGCCCGGTCTCGGCATGCGCGGCGTCGCCGCCGGACAGCTCACGGCCTTCACGTGTGGTGCGATCTTCCTCGCCTGGTATCTCGCCTCTGGCCGCAGCCGGTTAAAGCTCGACTTCGCCGCCTTCAGCTTCCAGCGCGCGATGTTCCTCGACATCCTGAAAGTCGGCGCGATCTCCTGCCTGTCGCCGCTGCAGAGCGTGCTGACCATCCTGATCTTCACCAAGATCCTGGCCAGCTTCGGCACCGAGACGCTGGCCGGATACGGCATGGGCTCGCGGCTGGAATTCTTGCTGATCCCGATCGCGTTTGCGGTCGGCGTCGCCTCGGTGCCGATGGTCGGCATGGCGATCGGCGCGGGACTCGTGACGCGCGCCCGCAAGGTGGCGTGGACCGCCGGCACCGTCGCCGGACTTGTCGTTGGCCTCGTCGGACTTGTGGTCGCATTCAAGCCGACCCTGTGGATTGCGCTGTTCACCACCGATCCCGGCGTGACCGCCGCGGCTTCGTCCTATTTCGCGCTGGCCGGCCCGGGCTTCGGCTTCTTCGGCGTCGGCGTCTGCCTCTATTTCTCCTCGCAAGGCGCCGCCAAGGTCGGCGGACCGGTGCTGGCCGGCACCATCCGCCTGCTGCTGGTCGGCATCGGCGGCTGGTGGCTCGCTACCGTGAGCGCCCCGGCGTGGACGCTGTTTGCGCTGGTCGGCGCTGCGATGGTGGCGTTCGGCCTTGCCACCATCATTTCGATCCGGCTGACCCGCTGGGGATAA
- the crcB gene encoding fluoride efflux transporter CrcB, producing MGNAASYLLVFFGGGLGATLRQLINVTCARCIGTAFPYGTFIINITGSTVMGLIAGYLAFRGDASQPWRLFLMTGILGGYTTFSAFSLDTALLYERGELGLAVLYVAGSVALSIAGLFAGLAIVRHLT from the coding sequence GTGGGTAACGCGGCAAGCTATCTCCTCGTCTTCTTCGGCGGCGGTCTCGGCGCCACGCTGCGGCAATTGATCAACGTCACCTGCGCGCGCTGCATCGGCACCGCATTTCCCTACGGCACCTTCATCATCAACATCACGGGCTCGACCGTGATGGGCCTGATCGCCGGCTATCTCGCCTTCAGGGGCGATGCCTCGCAGCCCTGGCGGCTATTTTTGATGACCGGCATCCTCGGCGGCTACACCACCTTCTCCGCCTTCTCGCTCGACACCGCGCTGCTCTATGAGCGCGGCGAGCTCGGCCTTGCGGTGCTGTATGTCGCAGGCTCGGTGGCGCTCTCGATCGCCGGCCTGTTCGCCGGGCTCGCGATCGTGCGGCATTTGACGTGA
- a CDS encoding N-acyl amino acid synthase FeeM domain-containing protein gives MRSAAEAIKPATGRLADPLDQVDYRLAQTPEQKDEIYRLRYRAYLREGAIRPSADERVVDRFDDAPNAWVFGVYLQGELCSSIRITVVTPEWRTSPTLEVFGDVLLPKLDQGLVFIDSTRFVADPDKARNTPELPYVTVRLGSTAGVHFNADYGLAPVRPEHMAFYRRVFLHETWSEPRLYPGLVKPVGLMASHLPTVRERVLARYPFLRSSAFERRMLFDREGQLQPDGVVQPFERASIVPNP, from the coding sequence ATGAGGTCCGCGGCCGAAGCCATCAAGCCCGCGACAGGAAGGCTTGCGGACCCTCTGGATCAAGTCGACTACCGCCTCGCTCAGACCCCGGAACAGAAAGACGAGATCTACCGGCTTCGCTATCGCGCCTATCTGCGCGAAGGCGCGATCCGGCCCTCGGCGGACGAGCGGGTCGTCGACCGGTTCGATGATGCGCCGAATGCCTGGGTGTTCGGTGTCTATCTGCAAGGCGAACTCTGCAGCTCGATCCGCATCACCGTGGTGACGCCGGAATGGCGCACCTCGCCGACGCTCGAGGTGTTCGGCGACGTGCTGCTGCCGAAGCTTGATCAGGGTCTGGTCTTCATCGACTCGACGCGCTTCGTCGCTGATCCCGACAAGGCCCGGAACACTCCGGAACTGCCCTACGTCACGGTGCGCCTCGGCTCGACCGCGGGCGTGCATTTCAATGCCGATTACGGCCTGGCGCCGGTTCGGCCCGAGCACATGGCGTTCTACCGCCGCGTGTTCCTGCACGAGACCTGGTCGGAGCCGCGGCTCTATCCCGGGCTGGTGAAGCCGGTCGGCTTGATGGCGTCGCATCTGCCGACGGTGCGGGAACGCGTGCTGGCCCGCTATCCGTTCCTGCGCTCGAGCGCCTTCGAGCGGCGAATGCTGTTCGACCGCGAAGGCCAGTTGCAGCCCGATGGCGTCGTGCAGCCGTTCGAGCGCGCGTCGATCGTGCCGAATCCCTGA
- the tolB gene encoding Tol-Pal system beta propeller repeat protein TolB — MIDKTRLPETLFRPSRRQILAGMASAGAMLGGLTGPASAQKRITITEGEFAPVPIAIPNFAAGTPGDAEVGVGVTQVITNNLKRSGLFAPIDQAAYLEKQINIDAAPNFNNWKSINAQALVTGRMTRQGNGRVKAEFRLWDVNTGQQLAGQQYDTSAEYWRRIAHIISDQIYERMTGEKGYFDTRVVFVDESGSADRRVKRLALMDQDGANVRYLTRGSDLVLTPRFSPSTQEITYMEFGQGDPRVYLLNIETGQREIVGNFPGMSFSPRFSPDGQRVIMSLQQGGNSNLFVMDLRSKSMTRLTDTPAIDTSPSYAPDGTRLCFESDRGGKPQIYVMPATGGAAQRISFGDGTYSTPVWSPRGDYIAFTKQGGGQFAIGIMKPDGSGERILTSGFHNEGPTFAPNGRVLMFFRDPGGNSGPSLFTIDVSGRNELRVPTPGFASDPAWSPLLS, encoded by the coding sequence ATGATTGACAAGACCCGATTGCCTGAAACGCTGTTCCGTCCGAGCCGCCGGCAGATCCTGGCTGGAATGGCGTCCGCCGGCGCGATGCTGGGTGGCCTCACTGGCCCCGCATCCGCCCAGAAGCGGATCACCATCACCGAGGGCGAGTTCGCGCCGGTGCCGATCGCGATCCCGAACTTCGCCGCCGGCACGCCTGGCGATGCTGAAGTCGGCGTCGGCGTCACGCAGGTGATCACCAACAACCTGAAGCGCAGCGGATTGTTCGCGCCGATCGATCAGGCCGCCTATCTCGAGAAGCAGATCAACATCGACGCGGCGCCGAACTTCAACAACTGGAAGAGCATCAACGCGCAGGCGCTGGTGACCGGCCGCATGACACGCCAGGGCAACGGGCGCGTGAAGGCGGAATTCCGGCTCTGGGACGTCAACACCGGCCAGCAGCTCGCCGGCCAGCAGTACGACACCTCGGCCGAATACTGGCGGCGGATCGCGCACATCATCTCCGATCAGATCTACGAGCGGATGACCGGCGAGAAGGGCTATTTCGATACCCGCGTCGTGTTCGTCGACGAGAGCGGCTCGGCGGATCGCCGCGTCAAGCGCCTTGCGCTGATGGACCAGGACGGCGCCAATGTGCGCTACCTGACCCGCGGTTCGGACCTCGTGCTGACGCCGCGCTTCTCGCCGTCGACCCAGGAAATCACCTATATGGAATTCGGGCAGGGCGATCCGCGCGTCTATCTGCTCAACATCGAGACCGGCCAGCGCGAGATCGTCGGCAACTTCCCGGGCATGTCGTTCTCGCCGCGCTTCTCGCCCGACGGCCAGCGCGTCATCATGAGCCTGCAGCAGGGCGGCAACTCCAACCTGTTCGTGATGGATCTGCGCTCGAAGTCGATGACGCGGCTGACCGACACGCCGGCGATCGACACTTCGCCATCCTACGCGCCCGACGGCACGCGGCTTTGCTTCGAATCCGATCGCGGGGGCAAGCCGCAGATCTACGTGATGCCGGCTACCGGCGGCGCCGCACAGCGCATCTCGTTCGGCGACGGCACCTATTCGACGCCGGTATGGTCGCCGCGCGGCGACTACATCGCCTTCACCAAGCAGGGCGGCGGGCAGTTCGCGATCGGCATCATGAAACCCGACGGCTCGGGCGAGCGCATCCTGACCTCGGGCTTCCATAACGAAGGCCCGACCTTTGCCCCGAACGGGCGCGTCTTGATGTTCTTCCGCGATCCCGGCGGCAACAGCGGCCCGTCGCTGTTCACCATCGACGTCTCCGGGCGCAACGAGCTGCGGGTGCCGACCCCGGGCTTTGCCTCCGACCCAGCCTGGTCGCCGCTGTTGTCGTGA
- the tolQ gene encoding protein TolQ, with the protein MNPADVAQSTLPLASSDVSLIALFWQAHWVVKCVMLGLLSCSVWVWAIAIDKILLYARTKRAMDKFEQAFWSGQSIEELYRALSAKPTQSMAACFVAAMREWKRSFESQSRSFAGLQARIEKVMNVSIAREVERLERRLLVLATVGSAGPFVGLFGTVWGIMSSFQSIAASKNTSLAVVAPGIAEALFATAIGLIAAIPATIFYNKFTSEVNRQAARLEGFADEFSAILSRQIDERG; encoded by the coding sequence ATGAATCCCGCCGATGTGGCTCAGTCAACTCTGCCACTGGCATCGAGCGACGTGTCGCTGATCGCGCTGTTCTGGCAGGCCCATTGGGTCGTCAAATGCGTGATGTTGGGACTTCTGTCCTGCTCGGTGTGGGTCTGGGCGATCGCAATCGACAAGATCCTGCTCTACGCCCGTACCAAGCGGGCCATGGACAAGTTCGAGCAGGCCTTCTGGTCCGGCCAGTCGATCGAGGAACTCTACCGGGCGCTCTCGGCCAAGCCGACGCAGTCGATGGCGGCCTGTTTCGTCGCGGCGATGCGGGAGTGGAAGCGCTCCTTCGAGAGCCAGTCGCGGTCCTTTGCCGGTCTGCAGGCGCGGATCGAGAAGGTCATGAACGTCTCGATCGCCCGGGAGGTGGAGCGGCTGGAACGCCGGCTGCTGGTGCTCGCCACCGTGGGCTCGGCCGGCCCCTTTGTCGGCCTGTTCGGCACCGTCTGGGGCATCATGTCGAGCTTCCAGTCGATCGCGGCCTCCAAAAATACCTCTTTGGCCGTGGTGGCGCCCGGTATCGCGGAAGCGCTGTTTGCCACCGCAATCGGCCTGATTGCCGCAATTCCGGCGACTATTTTCTACAATAAGTTCACTTCGGAGGTGAACCGGCAGGCCGCGCGCCTGGAGGGCTTCGCCGACGAGTTCTCCGCCATCCTGTCCCGTCAGATCGACGAGCGGGGTTGA
- the pal gene encoding peptidoglycan-associated lipoprotein Pal, with protein sequence MNYLQGMKLVAVLAVALSMGACANKNPLDANGAIGGAATPGSQQDFVVNVGDRVFFESDQTDLSPQATATLDKQAQWLQTYNRYSFTIEGHADERGTREYNIALGARRAQSVRAYLASRGIDPSRMRTISYGKERPVAVCNDISCWSQNRRAVTVLNASS encoded by the coding sequence ATGAATTATCTCCAGGGTATGAAGCTGGTTGCGGTTCTGGCGGTGGCGCTGTCGATGGGTGCCTGCGCCAACAAGAACCCGTTGGACGCCAATGGCGCGATTGGGGGCGCCGCGACCCCGGGCAGTCAGCAGGATTTCGTGGTCAATGTCGGCGACCGCGTGTTCTTTGAGAGCGATCAGACCGATCTGAGCCCGCAGGCGACGGCGACCCTCGACAAGCAGGCGCAGTGGCTGCAGACCTATAACCGTTACTCGTTCACCATCGAAGGTCATGCCGACGAGCGCGGCACCCGCGAATACAACATCGCGCTCGGTGCCCGCCGTGCCCAGTCGGTCCGCGCCTATCTCGCCTCGCGCGGCATCGATCCGAGCCGCATGCGCACCATTTCCTACGGCAAGGAGCGTCCGGTCGCGGTCTGTAACGACATCTCCTGCTGGTCGCAGAATCGTCGCGCCGTCACCGTGCTGAACGCCAGCTCCTGA
- a CDS encoding biopolymer transporter ExbD, giving the protein MAMSMAGSGGGRRRRGGRKPVMAEINVTPMVDVMLVLLIIFMVAAPLMTSNIDIDLPVASGGKSISSNQPPLTLSVKRTGGGCNSNVELYLGDAPVTAADFPAKIKAIGDARSDAEKVVYLRGDKDVCYTDMMKLLGEVRAAGFKANIVIIPEGG; this is encoded by the coding sequence ATGGCGATGAGCATGGCAGGGTCCGGCGGTGGCAGACGCCGCCGCGGCGGGCGCAAGCCGGTCATGGCCGAGATCAACGTCACGCCGATGGTCGACGTGATGCTGGTGCTGCTGATCATCTTCATGGTGGCGGCGCCGCTGATGACGTCGAACATCGACATCGACCTGCCGGTGGCGAGCGGCGGCAAGTCGATCTCGTCGAACCAGCCGCCGCTGACGTTGTCGGTCAAGCGCACCGGCGGCGGCTGCAACTCGAATGTCGAGCTCTATCTGGGTGACGCGCCGGTCACGGCCGCCGACTTTCCGGCCAAGATCAAGGCGATCGGTGACGCCCGGTCGGATGCCGAAAAAGTGGTCTATCTGCGCGGCGACAAGGACGTCTGTTACACGGATATGATGAAACTGCTCGGGGAGGTCCGGGCCGCGGGATTCAAGGCGAATATCGTCATCATCCCGGAAGGCGGATAA
- a CDS encoding putative bifunctional diguanylate cyclase/phosphodiesterase, with amino-acid sequence MQFASQTGEPDRSMSPTISAALVDSLFMNPAPMIFGAFGPAIAGAVIAAVTSNLLCWLCVPLFIVVGLARALQMYRYQQRNSRLTVEESVTWEKRYRIGTIAYGISLGIWGVTVLLTTRDAAAHMLCVTTVVAYTSAGVGRTFGRPQIFHLHLLMSIGPLILTLMYVGGPYHIALALLSLVFFSAIRHLTSSLQRIYVNAWIAKEREAALAGQFDTALNNMPHGLCMFSADGRVAVMNHRFIEMMQLSDDYVQRGASATDICNACVLSGSISAAAAQQILYEIESSQRGDIVTSDPDPTKNRSLDWTFQPMAGGGTVVLVEDITERKDAEARISHLARYDELTALPNRVNFRDEIGRLLAMQHGDHRSALLFVDLDQFKQVNDTLGHPCGDQLLCAVAERLREMLRPEDFVARFGGDEFVVFQQNIHSHEDAAALARRIVDRLSERYKIDNHLVEIGASVGIAMTAPGVGADTLLKNADMALYRAKADGRGTFCFFRDEMAQTVEARRILELDLRKALANEEFELFYQPLINLKSGKVSTCEALLRWNHPARGTVSPVDIIPVAEDMGLIVDLGRWILRKACMECMKWPEAVSVAVNFSPQQFHQRDVLSEVRYALEVSGLPAHRLEIEITESSLLHNTELTHDVLSQLRSLGVRISLDDFGTGYSSLSYLHNFPLQKVKIDRSFLEGIDSDRPLTLLRGVARLSADLGMSVVVEGIETNEQLELISADGAVTEAQGYLFSRPVPSVRIRQLLNASHGRRTDEQLHVVPSRSIA; translated from the coding sequence ATGCAGTTTGCAAGTCAGACGGGTGAACCGGACCGGTCGATGTCGCCGACGATTTCGGCGGCGCTGGTCGATTCCCTGTTCATGAACCCCGCGCCCATGATCTTCGGCGCCTTCGGCCCCGCCATTGCGGGCGCCGTGATTGCGGCTGTCACGAGCAATCTGTTGTGCTGGCTGTGCGTGCCGCTGTTCATCGTGGTCGGGCTGGCGCGCGCGCTGCAGATGTACCGCTACCAGCAGCGCAATTCCCGGCTCACCGTCGAAGAGTCCGTGACCTGGGAGAAGCGCTACCGGATCGGCACCATCGCCTACGGCATTTCGCTCGGCATCTGGGGCGTTACCGTGCTGCTCACGACCAGGGATGCCGCCGCGCACATGCTCTGCGTGACCACGGTGGTCGCCTACACCTCGGCGGGGGTAGGGCGGACCTTCGGCCGGCCGCAGATCTTCCACCTGCATCTGTTGATGTCGATCGGTCCCTTGATCCTGACGCTGATGTATGTCGGCGGCCCCTATCACATCGCCCTCGCGCTGCTCAGCCTGGTGTTCTTCAGCGCCATCCGGCACCTGACCTCCAGCCTGCAGCGCATCTACGTCAACGCCTGGATCGCCAAGGAGCGCGAGGCCGCGCTGGCGGGCCAGTTCGATACCGCGCTGAACAACATGCCGCACGGCCTGTGCATGTTCAGCGCCGACGGCCGCGTTGCGGTGATGAACCACCGCTTCATCGAGATGATGCAGCTGTCGGACGATTACGTGCAGCGCGGCGCCAGTGCCACCGACATCTGCAACGCCTGCGTCCTGTCCGGCTCGATCTCGGCCGCGGCCGCGCAGCAGATTCTCTACGAGATCGAGAGCTCGCAGCGCGGCGATATCGTCACCAGCGACCCCGATCCCACCAAGAACCGCTCGCTGGACTGGACCTTCCAGCCGATGGCCGGCGGCGGCACGGTGGTGCTGGTCGAGGACATCACCGAGCGCAAGGACGCCGAGGCCCGGATCAGCCACCTCGCGCGCTACGACGAGCTGACCGCGCTGCCCAACCGCGTCAATTTCCGCGACGAGATCGGCCGGCTGCTCGCCATGCAGCACGGCGATCATCGTTCCGCATTGCTGTTCGTCGACCTCGACCAGTTCAAGCAGGTCAACGATACGCTCGGTCATCCCTGCGGCGACCAGCTGCTCTGCGCGGTCGCCGAGCGGCTGCGTGAGATGCTGCGGCCGGAGGATTTCGTGGCGCGGTTCGGCGGCGACGAGTTCGTGGTGTTCCAGCAGAACATCCACTCGCATGAGGACGCCGCCGCGCTGGCGCGGCGCATCGTCGACCGCCTCAGCGAGCGCTACAAGATCGACAACCACCTGGTCGAGATCGGCGCCAGCGTCGGCATCGCGATGACCGCGCCCGGCGTCGGCGCCGACACGCTGCTGAAGAACGCCGACATGGCGCTCTACCGCGCCAAGGCCGACGGCCGCGGCACCTTCTGCTTCTTCCGCGACGAGATGGCGCAAACCGTCGAGGCCCGCCGCATCCTCGAGCTCGACCTGCGCAAGGCGCTCGCCAACGAGGAATTCGAGCTGTTCTACCAGCCGCTGATCAACCTGAAGTCCGGCAAGGTGAGCACCTGCGAGGCGCTGTTGCGCTGGAACCATCCGGCGCGCGGCACGGTCTCTCCGGTCGACATCATTCCGGTCGCCGAGGACATGGGCCTGATCGTCGATCTTGGCCGCTGGATCCTGCGCAAGGCCTGCATGGAATGCATGAAGTGGCCCGAGGCGGTCAGCGTCGCGGTCAACTTCTCGCCGCAGCAGTTCCACCAGCGCGACGTCTTGAGCGAGGTTCGCTACGCGCTCGAGGTCTCCGGCCTGCCGGCGCACCGTCTCGAGATCGAGATCACCGAATCCTCGCTGCTGCACAACACCGAGCTGACCCACGATGTGCTGTCCCAGCTGCGCTCGCTCGGCGTGCGGATCTCGCTGGACGATTTCGGCACCGGCTACTCGTCGCTCAGCTACCTGCACAATTTCCCGCTGCAGAAGGTCAAGATCGACCGCTCCTTCCTCGAGGGCATCGACAGCGACCGTCCGCTGACGCTGCTGCGCGGGGTGGCGCGGCTGTCGGCGGATCTCGGCATGTCGGTCGTGGTCGAGGGTATCGAGACCAATGAACAGCTCGAACTGATCAGTGCCGATGGCGCGGTGACCGAAGCACAGGGATACCTGTTCAGCCGGCCGGTTCCCTCCGTCCGCATCCGCCAGCTGCTCAATGCCTCGCACGGCCGGCGGACCGACGAGCAACTGCACGTGGTTCCCTCGCGCTCGATCGCTTAA
- a CDS encoding superoxide dismutase translates to MTFTLPDLPYAHDALAPYMSKETLEFHHDKHHQAYVTNGNNAIKGTEFEGKSLEEIVKGSFGKNAAVFNNAGQHYNHIHFWKWMKPNGGGSKLPGRLEKKINEDLGGFDKFKADFAAAGAGQFGSGWAWLQVKGGKLEVAKTPNGENPLVHGAVPILGVDVWEHSYYIDYRNRRPDYLKAFVENLVNWDYVDELFGKAG, encoded by the coding sequence ATGACCTTCACGCTACCCGATCTGCCCTACGCCCACGACGCCCTTGCGCCCTACATGTCCAAGGAAACGCTGGAGTTTCACCACGACAAGCATCACCAGGCCTACGTCACCAACGGCAACAACGCGATCAAGGGGACCGAATTCGAAGGCAAGTCCCTCGAGGAGATCGTGAAGGGTTCGTTCGGCAAGAACGCGGCCGTCTTCAACAATGCCGGTCAGCACTACAACCACATCCATTTCTGGAAGTGGATGAAGCCGAATGGCGGCGGCAGCAAGCTGCCCGGCCGGCTGGAGAAGAAGATCAATGAAGACCTCGGTGGCTTCGACAAGTTCAAGGCCGACTTCGCCGCCGCCGGCGCCGGCCAGTTCGGCTCCGGCTGGGCCTGGCTGCAGGTCAAGGGCGGCAAGCTCGAGGTCGCCAAGACCCCGAACGGCGAGAACCCGCTGGTTCATGGCGCGGTGCCGATCCTCGGCGTCGACGTCTGGGAGCACTCCTACTACATCGACTACCGCAACCGCCGTCCGGACTATCTGAAGGCGTTCGTCGAAAATCTCGTCAACTGGGACTATGTCGACGAGCTGTTCGGCAAGGCCGGCTAA